Proteins encoded together in one Campylobacter concisus window:
- a CDS encoding pyridoxamine 5'-phosphate oxidase family protein — protein MDERIVKFLKKMHLASVCTIDDEGQPYAFSAFYAFDEISFSLLLASSHESSHIKFLKNSKLVAGTIALDTKIVGKIEGVQFQGAMREASESEREIYFKRFFYAKAMDPKIWSISLEKVKFTSNTLGFGKKIFWQK, from the coding sequence ATGGATGAGAGGATAGTTAAATTTCTAAAAAAGATGCATCTTGCAAGTGTCTGCACCATTGATGATGAGGGGCAGCCTTACGCTTTTAGCGCATTTTACGCCTTTGATGAGATAAGCTTTAGCCTTTTGCTGGCTAGCTCGCACGAGAGCTCACATATCAAATTTTTAAAAAACTCAAAGCTTGTGGCTGGCACCATCGCTCTTGATACGAAGATCGTTGGCAAGATAGAGGGTGTGCAGTTTCAAGGAGCGATGAGAGAGGCTAGCGAAAGTGAGCGAGAAATTTACTTTAAAAGATTTTTTTACGCAAAGGCGATGGATCCAAAAATTTGGTCTATAAGCCTTGAAAAGGTTAAATTTACAAGCAACACTCTAGGTTTTGGCAAGAAAATTTTTTGGCAAAAGTAG
- a CDS encoding retention module-containing protein — MAKEAGVVKSLSGKAVAVDQNGNERELKVGDIVYMGESVKTSDAADKVTIVANNGKELTVLGSDTLSLNPNTIGAEGLADISALQNAILNGGDLTKLEETAAGGNAAAGGGDGVSLGEARFAEGGHYSNINETYRNLTDTNRAFASYDSPIGGYSDGNANGGDLIPPKPSVSVEFTEDKNNDGFLTYTENFDNNASSHDLNTSPVKITVANVIPGDILHITLTKPDGTTDNRVVTIDQNIINNGYEIPNMPVAEGKISKVEAYITDSADPNTIKSNEASDSVTPDVRPTLTFTEDRDNDTGLSDLENGRDGNYRSTPVDITLPKDVVAGDKIVITYTDPLNYNNPSAPHEKTITLELTPEMVRDHKVTGVPLDIFPGVRTYASVHVVAADGTQKSAESDTDNVYPLDTGLAITLSEQKTLHEISRHESVTKIDKNFNGVNEDLGDEKVNHTTAKITLPNRVDDGDKLTLSIKTPKLDPNDRTGRTVLMDPADPSGKTPLYENTTRDFTIHVNDKGVITSVVEHTSSGDVDYTPLKEDLNLWSINVEGFNVRHEGDTTINASITHINPNRNSPIAPVEASASLEYVKAPEVIFEEAHGAKTMTREQAISDGDLNSTKVTIKLPKNAVSGDKLTVTINEPNETPKTKEYTVGRDANGKFFVKDSAGNEINTETDGRSFKISGIKTATGEETKVTAEIVDSDGSIQHAKGSSSVTIAGINDMAIRFVEDGDGNVSLTRAESKDGDNKLDETTIAVKVPNNVIKGDIVTVTIDGASPKIYKVTGRDDDGKITLEDTSTHTSITASDKNEIEIPNVKIIAGEPINVSAETTDASGGKKAEAQNHNTLEKLHNDMKITFDADDGDGILGNAEATGTTTKTTIKLPSNFVDGDKLIINSKTGNNSFPEEIYTIHKDSNGVVTVTNDKGGAPLIVNGNAVKYPLTNLQNGEETIITAKVTDSTGADKVETKSDIILDTGAGTGTRFRLLIDEDKDRNGMLDREEAMKDGHLNTTSATLQIPTTVTAGNIITVNVEGGTPKSYEVVSNDGTNVTIKDTATNTLVTLEAGNKLKIPNVHIDKDHPAKVEATINGETKTAEAKLETFDATNLKVEFKEDDASRDGKIDRDEAVSVDGVKVTTISVQVPYNVISGDKVSVTINEPQADGTMASRTLPYTVSKAPNGDISLVDAAGTHPLRNNTIEIGDVKMLPGKETSATATITNAAGDMSATSPEAKAQLAPLSEAGLNISIAADANDNGVISRDESDSNTSKVKVSLPGSVIKGDKIDVEITNPDNSQVTKHYEVDSKDANGNITLKEAGSTTPIYVSANHPLELDAAIAVGQDTVAKVTLTDAFNNSVSKEDKAHAEIDVVRGIQFTEDTSRDGALQTYENSKDQDTTPIKVYLNEDARAGDTVEIKYTDPDNHAQVKTQTYTISDEDITNGAFEQVLDINPISKYDLKVDATYKTHDGLETKLPAETLSILPKAVTAEYDANATMKGGDNNNDTLIVDGHGQTIDFSHVAGLDAKVESFENIQLQGNTEIKFNAKAIFDITDNLDTVLKIKGAVDEHGNSTTKVDLDHKWTADSNYDAGGFKGYSSVDQVSGHTIHIQIDDKVQTDL, encoded by the coding sequence ATGGCTAAAGAAGCGGGTGTAGTAAAATCGCTAAGTGGCAAGGCGGTCGCAGTTGATCAAAACGGAAACGAGAGAGAGCTAAAAGTTGGCGATATCGTTTATATGGGTGAGAGTGTCAAAACTAGCGATGCAGCCGACAAAGTAACTATTGTTGCAAATAACGGCAAAGAGCTAACTGTACTAGGTAGTGACACGCTTTCTTTAAATCCAAATACGATAGGTGCTGAGGGCTTAGCTGATATAAGCGCTTTGCAAAATGCTATTTTAAATGGCGGTGATCTAACAAAACTTGAAGAGACTGCTGCTGGTGGTAATGCTGCTGCTGGTGGTGGAGATGGCGTGAGCCTTGGTGAGGCTAGATTTGCTGAGGGCGGTCACTACTCAAACATCAATGAAACTTATAGAAATTTAACTGATACAAATAGAGCTTTTGCTTCATACGATAGTCCAATAGGTGGCTATAGTGATGGAAATGCTAATGGTGGCGACTTGATCCCTCCAAAACCAAGTGTAAGTGTTGAATTTACAGAGGATAAGAATAACGATGGTTTTTTAACTTATACAGAAAATTTTGACAATAATGCCTCTTCTCATGATTTAAATACAAGTCCAGTAAAAATAACTGTAGCAAATGTTATCCCTGGCGATATCCTTCACATTACTCTAACAAAACCAGATGGTACGACTGACAATAGAGTAGTTACTATCGATCAAAATATAATCAATAACGGCTATGAGATACCTAATATGCCAGTTGCTGAGGGTAAAATTTCAAAAGTAGAAGCGTATATTACCGATAGCGCAGATCCAAATACAATAAAAAGTAATGAAGCGTCTGATAGTGTTACTCCAGATGTAAGACCAACTTTAACATTTACTGAAGATCGCGACAATGATACTGGATTAAGTGATCTTGAAAATGGACGAGATGGTAATTACAGAAGCACTCCAGTGGATATAACACTTCCAAAAGATGTAGTAGCTGGCGATAAGATCGTCATAACCTATACTGATCCGTTAAATTATAACAACCCATCAGCTCCTCATGAAAAAACAATCACACTAGAACTAACTCCAGAAATGGTTAGAGATCATAAAGTGACTGGCGTACCACTTGATATATTCCCTGGTGTAAGAACATATGCAAGCGTTCACGTAGTAGCTGCTGATGGTACTCAAAAAAGTGCGGAGTCAGATACAGACAATGTATATCCACTTGATACTGGATTAGCCATAACACTATCTGAGCAAAAAACTCTTCATGAAATTTCAAGACATGAGAGTGTTACTAAGATTGATAAGAATTTTAATGGTGTAAATGAAGATTTGGGTGATGAAAAAGTAAATCATACAACAGCAAAGATCACATTGCCAAATAGGGTTGATGATGGTGATAAGCTTACACTTTCGATAAAAACTCCTAAGCTAGATCCTAATGATAGGACGGGTAGAACAGTGTTGATGGATCCTGCTGATCCTAGTGGCAAGACACCATTATATGAAAACACTACAAGAGACTTTACCATACATGTAAATGATAAAGGTGTTATAACAAGCGTAGTAGAGCATACCTCTTCTGGTGATGTTGATTACACTCCTTTAAAAGAGGATCTTAATCTATGGTCTATTAATGTTGAAGGATTTAATGTAAGACACGAAGGCGATACAACCATAAATGCTAGTATCACCCACATAAATCCAAACAGGAACTCTCCTATAGCTCCTGTAGAGGCTTCAGCTAGCTTAGAGTATGTAAAAGCGCCTGAAGTTATCTTTGAAGAAGCTCATGGAGCTAAAACTATGACTAGAGAGCAAGCTATCAGCGACGGTGATCTTAACAGTACAAAAGTTACTATCAAACTTCCTAAAAATGCAGTAAGTGGAGATAAACTAACTGTAACCATAAATGAGCCAAATGAGACTCCTAAAACAAAAGAATATACTGTTGGAAGAGACGCGAATGGTAAGTTTTTTGTAAAAGATAGTGCTGGTAATGAAATAAATACAGAAACAGATGGCAGAAGTTTCAAAATTTCTGGTATCAAAACAGCAACTGGTGAAGAAACTAAAGTAACAGCTGAGATAGTAGATAGTGACGGTAGTATCCAACATGCTAAAGGCTCAAGTAGCGTTACGATAGCTGGTATAAATGATATGGCTATAAGATTTGTAGAAGATGGTGATGGCAATGTATCTCTAACAAGAGCTGAGAGTAAAGATGGAGATAATAAGCTAGACGAAACTACAATCGCAGTAAAAGTGCCAAATAATGTTATAAAAGGTGATATAGTAACTGTAACAATAGATGGTGCTTCACCTAAAATTTATAAGGTTACAGGTAGAGATGATGATGGTAAGATCACACTAGAAGATACTTCTACTCACACTTCTATAACCGCAAGTGATAAAAACGAGATAGAAATTCCAAATGTGAAGATCATTGCAGGCGAGCCTATAAATGTATCTGCAGAGACTACTGATGCAAGCGGTGGTAAAAAAGCTGAAGCACAAAATCATAACACTCTCGAAAAGCTTCACAATGATATGAAGATAACTTTTGATGCAGATGATGGTGATGGTATCTTGGGTAATGCAGAAGCAACTGGAACCACTACTAAGACAACCATTAAGCTACCTTCAAATTTTGTTGATGGCGATAAGCTTATAATAAACAGTAAAACAGGCAATAATAGCTTCCCTGAGGAAATTTATACGATACACAAAGATAGCAATGGCGTTGTTACTGTTACAAATGATAAAGGAGGCGCTCCTCTAATAGTAAATGGCAATGCAGTTAAATATCCTCTAACAAATTTACAAAATGGTGAAGAGACTATCATCACCGCTAAAGTAACTGATAGTACTGGTGCTGATAAGGTAGAAACAAAGAGTGACATCATCCTCGACACTGGAGCTGGAACTGGAACAAGGTTTAGACTACTTATCGATGAAGATAAAGATAGAAATGGTATGCTAGATAGAGAAGAAGCTATGAAAGATGGACATCTAAATACAACTTCTGCTACACTTCAGATCCCAACTACTGTAACCGCAGGTAATATTATAACAGTCAATGTAGAGGGAGGAACTCCTAAATCTTATGAAGTTGTTTCAAATGATGGTACAAACGTTACTATAAAAGACACAGCAACTAATACTCTTGTCACGCTTGAGGCAGGCAATAAGCTAAAAATTCCTAATGTTCATATAGACAAAGATCATCCAGCTAAAGTAGAAGCTACTATAAATGGAGAAACAAAAACAGCTGAAGCTAAGCTAGAAACATTTGACGCTACAAATTTAAAGGTTGAATTTAAAGAAGATGATGCAAGTAGAGATGGTAAGATAGATAGAGATGAAGCTGTATCGGTTGATGGCGTAAAAGTAACAACTATAAGTGTTCAAGTGCCATATAATGTTATAAGCGGAGATAAAGTATCAGTAACTATCAATGAGCCACAAGCTGATGGTACTATGGCGTCTAGAACTCTACCTTATACAGTTTCAAAAGCTCCTAATGGTGATATATCACTAGTAGATGCGGCTGGCACTCATCCTTTACGTAACAATACTATCGAAATTGGTGATGTCAAAATGCTTCCAGGCAAAGAGACTAGTGCAACTGCAACCATAACAAACGCTGCTGGCGATATGTCCGCAACTTCTCCTGAGGCTAAAGCACAACTTGCTCCACTAAGCGAAGCAGGACTAAACATAAGCATAGCTGCTGATGCAAATGACAATGGTGTGATCTCAAGAGATGAGTCAGATAGTAATACTTCAAAAGTAAAAGTTTCTCTTCCAGGAAGCGTGATAAAAGGCGATAAGATAGATGTTGAGATAACAAATCCTGATAACTCTCAAGTAACTAAACATTATGAAGTTGATAGTAAAGATGCCAATGGCAACATAACATTAAAAGAGGCAGGCTCTACTACACCTATTTATGTCTCTGCAAATCACCCTCTTGAGCTTGATGCAGCTATCGCAGTTGGTCAAGATACAGTGGCAAAAGTAACTCTAACTGATGCATTTAATAATAGCGTAAGTAAAGAAGATAAAGCACATGCTGAGATAGATGTTGTAAGAGGTATTCAATTTACAGAAGATACAAGTAGAGATGGCGCTTTGCAAACTTATGAAAATTCTAAAGATCAGGACACAACGCCTATTAAAGTTTATCTGAACGAAGATGCAAGAGCTGGCGATACAGTTGAGATCAAATATACTGATCCAGATAACCATGCGCAAGTTAAGACACAAACGTATACTATATCAGATGAAGATATAACAAATGGTGCATTTGAACAGGTGCTTGACATCAATCCAATATCAAAATATGATCTAAAAGTTGATGCTACCTATAAAACTCATGATGGCTTAGAGACCAAACTTCCAGCTGAGACACTTTCTATATTGCCTAAAGCAGTTACAGCTGAATACGATGCAAACGCAACTATGAAAGGTGGTGATAACAATAATGACACTTTAATAGTTGATGGACATGGACAAACGATTGATTTTAGTCATGTGGCTGGTCTTGATGCTAAAGTTGAAAGCTTTGAAAATATCCAACTTCAAGGCAACACTGAGATCAAATTTAATGCAAAAGCAATCTTTGATATCACTGATAATCTAGATACTGTTCTTAAGATAAAAGGTGCTGTTGATGAGCATGGCAACTCAACTACAAAAGTTGATCTAGATCACAAATGGACTGCTGACTCTAACTACGATGCTGGTGGCTTTAAGGGCTACTCAAGTGTCGATCAAGTAAGCGGACACACTATCCATATACAAATAGACGATAAAGTCCAAACTGACCTATAA
- a CDS encoding TPM domain-containing protein, whose translation MKKIISLLLFAFCFCFALNFNEQINDEAHIFSQNERDELLNLVQNFEQNSTTQIAIVTLNSLENKSIEELSLEIARGYKLGQKEDNNGVLLVVAPNEKKVRIEVGYGLEGVLTDAVASEIINSVMIPEFKNGKMSEGVKDGVLAIIKVASGEEFSSKTSLSDLPFGVFAFFAGMLSCFASVIFGKFFMRTGFSTCFAGLVSTALEQGFGVRNYLIIFGAFAFIFAVFFFILKDVFKRNSQGGSLPMGFRRGGSDSNNGGRSSNRGGGFSGGGGGFGGGGASGSW comes from the coding sequence ATGAAAAAAATCATTAGCCTTTTGCTCTTTGCATTTTGCTTTTGTTTTGCTCTAAATTTCAATGAGCAGATCAACGATGAGGCTCATATCTTTTCACAAAACGAAAGAGATGAGCTTCTAAATTTAGTGCAAAATTTCGAGCAAAACAGCACCACGCAAATCGCCATAGTGACTTTAAATTCGCTTGAAAATAAAAGCATCGAAGAGCTGTCTCTTGAGATAGCTAGAGGCTACAAACTAGGTCAAAAAGAAGATAACAACGGCGTGCTTTTGGTGGTCGCTCCAAATGAGAAAAAGGTCCGCATCGAGGTTGGATACGGGCTTGAAGGCGTGCTAACTGACGCTGTGGCAAGCGAGATCATAAATAGCGTGATGATACCTGAGTTTAAAAATGGCAAGATGAGCGAAGGCGTGAAAGATGGCGTTTTAGCGATCATAAAAGTGGCTAGCGGCGAGGAATTTAGTAGCAAAACTAGCCTTAGCGACTTGCCATTTGGCGTGTTTGCCTTTTTTGCTGGCATGCTCTCTTGTTTTGCCTCTGTGATCTTTGGCAAATTTTTTATGCGAACCGGCTTTAGCACGTGCTTTGCTGGACTTGTATCAACCGCACTTGAACAGGGATTTGGCGTGCGAAACTACCTTATCATTTTTGGCGCTTTTGCCTTTATATTTGCGGTATTTTTCTTTATTTTAAAAGACGTTTTTAAGAGAAATAGCCAAGGTGGCTCTTTGCCAATGGGCTTTAGACGAGGTGGTTCAGACTCAAATAATGGCGGTCGCTCAAGTAACAGAGGAGGCGGCTTTAGTGGCGGCGGCGGTGGTTTTGGTGGAGGTGGAGCTAGCGGCAGCTGGTAA
- the dut gene encoding dUTPase → MDERTIVLEMLKMQQSLNDETNGLGWENGYTNKNKLISWRRCIYMECAELIDSFAWKHWKSIDAKTDEQNLRIEVVDIWHFIMSLALQIYKAKQLGDVETLAEDICQASGFSDFCKEPLSVEDESIYEIMNDVEMLIHECSGFDYDIFDIFKIYFSMSLKCGVNLYSLYECYIAKNVLNRFRQNNGYKEGSYNKIWNGREDNEVMSEILSNGVSTIDEIYAALEREYKKVK, encoded by the coding sequence ATGGATGAAAGAACTATTGTTTTAGAGATGTTAAAGATGCAACAAAGCCTAAATGACGAGACAAACGGGCTTGGTTGGGAAAATGGCTATACAAATAAAAATAAACTCATAAGCTGGAGGCGTTGCATATATATGGAGTGCGCTGAGCTCATTGACAGCTTTGCTTGGAAGCACTGGAAGAGCATAGATGCTAAGACTGATGAGCAAAATTTACGTATCGAGGTTGTCGATATCTGGCACTTTATAATGAGCCTAGCACTACAAATTTATAAGGCAAAACAGCTTGGCGATGTTGAAACTTTGGCTGAGGATATCTGCCAAGCAAGCGGTTTTAGTGACTTTTGCAAAGAGCCACTAAGTGTCGAAGACGAGAGCATTTATGAGATCATGAACGACGTTGAGATGCTCATACATGAGTGCAGCGGCTTTGACTATGACATCTTTGATATCTTTAAAATTTATTTCTCAATGTCTTTAAAATGTGGCGTAAATTTATACTCGCTTTATGAGTGCTACATCGCTAAAAATGTGCTAAATCGCTTCCGTCAAAACAACGGTTATAAAGAGGGCAGCTATAATAAAATTTGGAACGGACGCGAAGATAACGAAGTGATGAGCGAAATTTTATCAAATGGCGTTAGCACGATAGATGAAATTTACGCCGCACTTGAGCGCGAGTACAAAAAGGTAAAATGA
- a CDS encoding EI24 domain-containing protein, whose protein sequence is MINLLRLGFKDFFTAKFITLSILPLFLSILCLAWLSVWGGGEIFDFLSDGAKNENFAFLETNSTLSFIVIKILSFSATKWIVSILFYVLSTFLTIIISIVIALIVAGFLTPVVAKEINKRHYNYVLKNEASTARVLKVMMVEIVKFLGILLVCLPLLFVPFVNFFIINVPFFYIYYKLLLIDVGSNTLDSDKFELALLEGGGVKFIVFTLLFYLISLVPLVGLFFQLYFVIVLSHLFYQREALVKI, encoded by the coding sequence ATGATAAATCTTCTCCGTCTTGGCTTTAAAGACTTTTTTACAGCCAAATTTATAACGCTATCTATCTTGCCACTTTTTCTTAGCATACTTTGCCTAGCTTGGCTTAGCGTCTGGGGAGGTGGCGAGATATTTGACTTTTTAAGTGACGGCGCTAAAAACGAAAATTTCGCCTTTTTAGAGACAAACTCGACGCTATCTTTTATAGTTATTAAAATTTTAAGCTTTAGCGCCACAAAGTGGATAGTTAGCATACTTTTTTACGTTTTAAGCACCTTTTTAACGATCATTATTAGCATCGTGATCGCTCTAATCGTAGCTGGCTTTTTAACGCCAGTTGTGGCTAAGGAGATAAACAAAAGGCACTACAACTACGTGCTTAAAAATGAGGCTAGCACGGCTAGAGTGCTAAAGGTGATGATGGTTGAGATCGTGAAATTTCTTGGGATCTTGCTCGTTTGCTTGCCACTTTTGTTTGTGCCATTTGTAAATTTTTTCATCATCAACGTGCCGTTTTTTTACATCTACTATAAACTTTTGCTAATAGACGTTGGCTCAAACACGCTTGATAGCGATAAATTTGAGCTAGCACTGCTTGAAGGTGGCGGGGTTAAATTTATAGTTTTTACACTTTTGTTTTATCTCATCTCGCTTGTGCCGCTTGTTGGATTATTTTTTCAGCTTTATTTCGTGATAGTCTTGTCGCACCTCTTTTATCAAAGAGAGGCGCTAGTTAAAATTTAG
- a CDS encoding ABC transporter substrate-binding protein: MLSGELLKSHFAKFDLVAMLSEFLKQCCFDKEKFQALKRDGFKSLDKSQREELLKIAGFKAYLDAKFQGFLRELMQSKIFVISGVEYKFSELEIYTCFDANTYKRSCEAGEIYFHNFGFDISFKSEPALYGGILVRSLKPLKERNFIFGPRKCALHILNSKISNLNFDLKEADYRDDEVAFTSRIRSFKDESELQNDALRAVSGEFIGALESAKEYKKRVENAYKKG; encoded by the coding sequence ATGCTATCAGGCGAGCTACTTAAAAGCCATTTTGCTAAATTTGATCTAGTGGCGATGCTTAGTGAGTTTTTAAAGCAATGTTGTTTTGATAAAGAAAAATTTCAAGCACTTAAGCGAGATGGTTTTAAAAGCTTAGACAAGAGCCAAAGAGAGGAGCTTCTTAAAATAGCAGGTTTTAAGGCGTATCTTGACGCGAAATTTCAGGGCTTTTTGCGTGAGCTGATGCAAAGCAAGATCTTCGTTATAAGCGGTGTGGAGTATAAATTTAGTGAGCTTGAAATTTACACCTGCTTTGATGCAAACACCTACAAAAGATCGTGCGAAGCGGGCGAAATTTACTTTCACAACTTTGGTTTTGACATCTCTTTTAAGAGCGAGCCAGCGCTTTATGGTGGCATCTTGGTAAGGAGCTTGAAACCATTAAAAGAGCGAAATTTCATCTTTGGACCAAGAAAATGTGCCTTGCATATCTTAAATAGCAAAATAAGTAATTTAAATTTTGATCTAAAAGAGGCTGATTATAGAGATGATGAGGTTGCTTTTACGTCAAGGATTAGGTCGTTTAAAGATGAGAGTGAGCTTCAAAATGACGCTTTAAGGGCGGTTAGTGGCGAGTTTATAGGGGCACTTGAAAGTGCAAAAGAGTATAAAAAAAGAGTTGAAAATGCCTATAAAAAGGGATGA
- a CDS encoding 4'-phosphopantetheinyl transferase family protein produces MPIKRDEIYLFIGFEAEKFSPKMLDKKERRKLKKYPNLVNSNSFKLSRYLKFKAKKRGKICLSHKENIAVLAISKEKVGVDVEELKERNFDGVIKFCFSKKESEIYANAKDKMQKFYEIYTAKEAVIKAKNLAFSDLASVKFDEMERRYLIINNLFIICLAFKHFKDIIVKFL; encoded by the coding sequence ATGCCTATAAAAAGGGATGAAATTTATCTTTTTATCGGCTTTGAGGCTGAGAAATTTAGCCCCAAAATGCTAGATAAAAAAGAGCGTAGAAAACTAAAAAAATATCCAAATTTAGTAAATTCAAACTCATTTAAACTTTCTCGCTATTTAAAATTTAAAGCAAAAAAACGGGGCAAAATTTGCCTTTCTCACAAAGAAAATATCGCTGTTTTGGCTATCTCAAAAGAAAAAGTTGGCGTCGATGTGGAGGAGCTAAAAGAGCGAAATTTTGACGGAGTGATCAAATTTTGCTTTAGCAAAAAAGAGAGCGAAATTTACGCAAACGCAAAAGATAAAATGCAAAAATTTTATGAAATTTACACCGCAAAAGAGGCTGTGATAAAAGCCAAAAATTTAGCCTTTAGTGATCTTGCTAGCGTTAAATTTGACGAGATGGAGAGAAGATACTTGATTATTAATAATCTATTTATCATTTGCCTTGCATTTAAGCATTTCAAAGATATAATTGTTAAATTTTTATGA
- a CDS encoding L-arabinose ABC transporter, translating to MCCFGTRIFLLMLITVLSFVFARLWPVLPVVGYYFILANFLAILMFTLFFKGLLPSFVKVNAIHYFSLIGGFLGAFLTMIVFKKVAKDKFNLTELIIFLIWVVILLVVIFKFQAILDIFRGI from the coding sequence ATGTGTTGTTTTGGGACTAGGATCTTTTTGCTGATGCTTATCACTGTTTTAAGCTTTGTTTTTGCTAGACTTTGGCCTGTTTTGCCAGTCGTTGGCTACTACTTTATACTTGCAAATTTTCTTGCCATTTTGATGTTTACACTATTTTTTAAAGGGCTTTTGCCAAGCTTTGTAAAGGTAAACGCGATCCACTATTTTTCGCTAATTGGTGGCTTTTTGGGAGCATTTTTAACGATGATAGTTTTTAAAAAAGTGGCAAAGGATAAATTTAATCTCACCGAGCTTATCATCTTTTTGATCTGGGTTGTTATCTTGCTTGTTGTTATCTTTAAATTTCAAGCTATTCTTGACATTTTTAGGGGAATTTAG
- a CDS encoding LemA family protein has product MKNLIAIVVVIAALVFGAFKYANSFVVLDENTNEKWSQVLNQYKRRADLVPNLVETVKGYAAHEQKVFEDVANARSKSMQVSIDASSLSDEAKVKEFMAAQGQLGSALSRLMAVSESYPELKANQNFLSLQSQLEGTENRISIARRDYIEAVKEYNVALRSFPGKFIASIFHPEMKPKQGIEVSSEDMKNPKVSFEK; this is encoded by the coding sequence ATGAAAAATTTAATAGCCATAGTTGTAGTCATCGCCGCACTTGTTTTTGGCGCTTTCAAATACGCAAATTCATTTGTCGTGCTTGATGAAAACACCAACGAGAAGTGGTCTCAGGTGCTAAACCAATACAAAAGAAGAGCCGATCTCGTGCCAAATTTAGTTGAAACCGTAAAAGGCTACGCAGCCCACGAGCAAAAGGTCTTTGAAGACGTGGCAAATGCAAGAAGCAAGAGCATGCAAGTAAGCATCGACGCAAGCAGCCTTAGCGACGAGGCAAAGGTTAAAGAATTTATGGCAGCTCAAGGTCAGCTAGGCTCAGCTCTAAGCAGGCTAATGGCAGTTAGCGAGAGCTACCCAGAGCTAAAAGCAAACCAAAATTTCCTCTCACTCCAAAGCCAGCTTGAAGGCACAGAAAACCGCATAAGCATAGCAAGACGCGACTACATCGAGGCTGTAAAAGAGTACAACGTAGCTCTTAGAAGCTTTCCTGGTAAATTTATAGCCAGCATCTTTCATCCAGAGATGAAGCCAAAACAAGGCATCGAGGTTAGCAGCGAAGATATGAAAAACCCAAAAGTTTCGTTTGAGAAATAA